The Setaria viridis chromosome 6, Setaria_viridis_v4.0, whole genome shotgun sequence genome includes the window agaccaaatatcgtgaggcaaagggaatagtatgtatattatgttgtgatggttcgtctgatatgatcttcgtgtgcgtataggagttggcacgtcttgctagaggccgctaccgactattgggccgagtaggagtactcgggccatgtccatacgtatccgaacccatagggtcacacacttaaggggctggaagcccaattcggatcagatccgagttggattaggtttagatgtactaatgggcctcggatccagaggcccgtcaggaacctctataaatagaggggtgagggcgccctagggtttacacctttttggcgaaacacacctaccgcgcctcccacgccctcgcctgttgcaactcgtggatctagcagtccggcttgcgacgcttcctccctgcacgtgtggataccttggaggtgttgtgcctgcagcacttggacgagccgccgacgagccgccgacgagccacgacgagccaacgacgagccgcggtaccggaggcgatcttgttgcacgtggacgagctgctgaggagctgctggacgtgatcgactacgtacaactacgttgatcgactacgtacgactacgtgatcgtcttcactgcatcgacgcatatctacatcttccgcaccagtagtgcgtcgagtggtaatcccgtgatccttatacggcagttcttcctggttatacgcggtagattttttgaattgcgctagtgtagcctacctcgtatcccaacaatttcTTGTGTGGAGTACCGAAATGTTGAGCTCGTACCTCtatggttgagcaaggttgggagatatccatcttgtcccagctaaggaccgagttgatgtgccatATTGCCTAACCCAACTATCGTGCAacccactcgaccgttgtatgtggcaacagcttagcataaacccTGCTAGCTAGTCTGATAGCcgtcaggagagctggtgagcaacgggagaccatggagcgGGACTAAACCCTGTATGACCTTAGATCCTGGCTAAGACCTCCCTAGGATTGTTAGCCCCTTGGTTTGCTTCCGTGATGGCTAGACAGTTTAGCTAAgttgggtaatggctttgataagaTCTGCCCCGGCACTAAGGTGTTCgtgttgcggtaccctacttgtgggaaaagtgtacaacctctacagagttaaaaTCTATCCAGGTAGTCGTATCCACGGtattggatgagttacggcttggacACATAACTAGTGCTTGGGAAAGGGATAGTTTCATGGTGTGAGTTTGGTTTTTGGGAAGTGTTCGGCTGTTGTGCCATGAGCTACCTTGGACGGGGAGTCCAGTAGCactaaaatttggatcctttgagTAGGATCAACCCTACTACTTAATTTGGTTATTATGGAATTGCTTGCAAAAACCATTTGAAAataaacccttgcatgtgttagaAAACTtggctttattgcaaataaacctaaaccttatccttgatatacaTCCTGTGCATACTTTTGCTTGTATCCCGctctgtggatggggttggacttgttgagtactttcgtactcacccttgctttgttGCTCCAGAGGAAGACCTGGAGTATGTCaccgaggactttgagtagaaGGTCGCTTCAGCACCCAacactgcctgtggtgttggcctttgcagatgGTTCCACTGTCGCCTAGTTCCAACTGCAGTTCAGACTTTGACTggactttggtttggatttgTATCGTTATCtgtttgtttctcctttgggGATGGCTCGCCCTCCCGCTCCTTCGGGACTtatacggtttctgaactatctgatGAAATagatgtgttatcagcctcctgggactgatatttctaacacatttagtctccgccGATGTGGGAACGCTTTAGGCCTGAGCATCCTGTAGTGAATGGGGGTAAAAACCGTGTTAAGCACAATGTTAAAAAGCTGAAGCTCACATTTAATGAACTTCTGGCTAAATATCAAAGAGATAACAAGGCCAAGCGTGCTAATTGGTTAAAAGATGTTAAGTTATCAAGATTGCCTCCTAAACGTAATTCTAGGAATGGGAATTGGCAAGGAGAAATGTTTTATTCAGCGGCATCCTGTCCTCCTTTTAGGCTATCAATGCTAGTTCCATGTGCTCCACATCCCACTAGTTTTTATCCTTACTCATTATGGGGGTGGAATGATCCATGGGTGCATACTCCTTCACATTTTAGACCATATCATGTAGAGTATGTAGCGCCTAGAGAACCATCATGTGCAAGGCAGCCATATGTGAAAAATGACCAATTTGAGGAAAATGATCGGTCTAGTGTTCAAAATAAGAACAAGGTTGTCAAGCAAGTTTATCGAGTGAAAAGAGATGGTTGCAAAGGTAAAAGTTCATATCGGAATTCAATTAATGAAAAGCTAATTAACATGTTAGGTACTTCGGCTAGTGATGGCAAAGATGATAAAAAGATCAGCCATTGATCCTCCAAGTGCCAAATCTGACAAAAGAAGTTGAACAAGgcagaaaacaagaaaagagcATTGCTGTCCAAAACTGAAGCAAAGTCAAACCATCCACTTGGTTTATCAAATtggcagaagaagaagctgcaaaAGCTTAGTGCTCAAGATTTGAGAAAGAAGAGCATGGCATGGGTTCCTAAAAGAAGCATTCAAACTCAAAGCAAGGATGATGTTCAAGCAAAGGGTGTAACACAGTTGAAGGAGAAGAGGGAGTTTGAGAGACAATCTCCAAAACTAAGGTTTACACCAAATCATCAAAATTTTTGGTCAGTACCTCATCCATTTGCTTTACAAATACCATATGTGCCTATATCTTGGAATTCATCCTTGGATATGTCTGGTTGTCCCTCACACTCTTATTTTGATCCTTGGTCATATGGGTCTTTATATCATAGAGGGTTGTCACCAAATTGCTATGCACATTAATTAAATTGCAATAGGTGTAATTTCAAAAGTCGAAATATTTAGTTCTTAGAGATGGTTTTAATTCCTGAATTTATATATCTCTATATACTTTTATTTCTGGCTGTGCATATTCTTACGGATGGATTCATTATGAATGATATTGAATTATCATCCTTGGCAACGTATATGGTCGATGAAGCTCTTTGATCATCGTCCTAAAGTAATGGCTTCCCGATGAGAGATCATTTTTACCTTACTAGTGCTTTAAGTGCTCGAGGGGCAAGATATTAGCAAAATGAGTAATTTGCCATCATGGAGTTTGTATTTACTAAATTGGCTTGCAAAGTGTTTTCAAAACATTGGTGCTAtctttatttcaccaaatgcTGTTGTTTTGAGATCTTTAGCCGGTTGAAGTATTTAACATTAGTAATTAAGCTGAATATGAAATTTCTCTACTCAGGCTAAAAATTTTGGAATCCATGGTTGGAAAGCATGCTGAAATATTTAATGGCTCATTGTTGAACGTATAGCAAATATTTATGCTTAAATGAGTCATTGGATGTTTTTGTTAATAGAAGTCAAGAGGATTCTCTCGAATTCTATTATGTGTCATGGCTCTAGACATAAGAAGTCCAGGATTGTCACTCTGGAATAATGAGCATCAGGTCGCAGTGTCCAAAAGGACATTCTCATAAGAGAAGACCGATGTTTAGAAATGCAAGAGGGTACATCCTGAGCACCGGTCTGACCGCCATCtggaaccggtctgaccggtatGGCTTATTTATCTCATGGAAATTATGATTGATCGGTTTTCAAAAGGTTTCATCACACGTTGATGATGTCTTTATTTCATCACATGATGTGGTTTTGATCCTTAGCCGATTGAAAGCTTCAACATTAGGAATTAAGTTGAATCTTAGTTTTTCAGTTCGAGCTAGAAAGATTGCAATCTATGAGCATAAATCATACAGAGACATTTGATGGTTCATTGCTAGTAGTGCAGAAGATATCCATGCGTAAATGGATCATTGAATGTTTATAAATGCCTAGAGATCGTATTTGATAAATACAATCCTATACCTAGGCGTGAGAATCAAAAGTTAACACTCTGGCATAACAAACATCAGGCTATAACATCCATGGGGACGCTTTTATATTTAAAGGCTGATGTTTGGCAATGTCAGAGAGCGCATCCTGGGCAGACCGGTCTAATCGTTATGTCTACCACTTTGGCCAATAAAGTTTCGGAATTTGCTGGAGCCAACGCTGGTAGTTGAGGAAAGTCAGTTGTCATTTATTTGCATAATACAAGATGCATTGAAATATAAAGCAAGAGTAAACAAGAAGGGTTCAAGAGTAATCTGGCCATCATCAATTCCAAGGAAATTGTGTCATATTTGCCTTTTTAGGCTGACTACTCACCTTACTTTATTTTATTGTTGAAATGACTTGTGGGTGTGATATTGAATCATTTTATCTTTCTTCATTCTCAATTTGAAAAGAATTGTAAAGACCAATTGACATTATAGCAATTCGATCGCTTTATGCATCCACGATAGTTTGCAGGTGTGAGAATGACTTTGAATTAGTATTTGAAGAATTCATAGCTGAGGCAGTGATACTCAGGCTTATCTCACTCGCACAAGGTGTATAAACATCAACAACAAGATGGTTCCTTCATATTAGGCAGAATCAAGAATATGGCTGATAGACACTATCGTCCTTAAAAGTGAAACATGGTTAATGCACTTGTACTTTACATTGTTTTTGTGcaaatataaatatttcttGGTACGCAAGTTTTACTAAGAAACAGGGAGCATGTGCTGACGACCAAAAGTGGCATCAAGCCGATCAGGCTGCTCTCAGCCGGGGTCTGACACggccaaccggtctgaccggtggtcttggccggtcagaccggtctgaaCAAAGTGCTCGAAATGCATATTGTACTTCACCATTGCGTAGAGCTCGTCGAGACAATTATGCATATGTGGAACGTCTAATTTGGAGTCCGGGTGAGAGAGTTATGGCTTCGACAAGATTCATCCCTGGGCTGACCGGTCATACCGGTTTGGATGGGCGGTCTGACCAGCCAAATCCGAGTTAGGAATTGTATTTTGACATGGGATTTATGTAATCTTCAACTCCTactggggcaagacctccccacgCTATAAGTATAAAGGGTCATGGCCGATTGAGGACATCCCAATCGAATCAATCTACAATTTACTTTATTTCCTCAACCCTAATACTTTTCCGACCCCCTTGTTGTTCATCTATTGTTCTCCACGACTATAGATGGCGTTCTAGGCTTGTTGGTCGACCTAGGGCACGCCGGCGACGTCCACGccctgacggggtccctcccgggcgAGAGCTTCGAcggcctttgctagtttgctcgtaaactagTCGTTCTTCACCACGTAAGTGCGTCGGTTATctctttgctagtttgctcgtaaacctAGCCGTCCTCCACCACGTAAGTGTGGTTGTTATCCCCTCGAACGATCGATCCCGGCCAAACCCTAgcaaaccggtctaaccggattgctgaaccggtctgaccgaccTGCGCAGCCTCTGTGCTACTCGGTCCGCTCGCGACCCGCACGATCTAGCGCACTCGTGTATTAGCCGAAAAAGACGTCAAAACTTACCATGAGTTTTTGGTGCATGGCTATGCTCCGTGAGCCTGCAGTGTGCTGGGCAGAACCTCCAGTGTATCGGTTTTGTCTCTTCTGGCCTGAGACTTGCAGGGCTTCGTCTGAAGCCCAGTGCTCATCTTCGTCATCCAAATTTGTCTGTCTGGACCTGGCAGCATCAAACGCTTCCTTAGCTTTCCTTGATGAAGCCAATTCCACCCTAGCCCTTGGCTTCTCATCACACAGGAGCGAAGTGAATGTTCTGACTATTTTGCGCTCAAATAGCTTCAGGCACTCTGCTTCGTGCTCAGGGGCTCTGCCAATTCCACTTGTAGCGTCGCTGCAGGAGAATAGAAATAGATTGGTATTCATTATTCACACCTGATGAATTTAGAAATATGTTATTGACTTATGAATCTTACAAGAAATTCATCCATAATGATAGCCTTTGTATCTGAATGATACTGGTGCCAATGGAGAATCAATTTTTCCTGGTACAATTCATTTGTGCGGCGATTGGCTGGTACATAGGTTGATCCTGGGTGCCACTGCTTGAGAAGTGCAGAAATGGTGGACGCCACCTTGGGACAAGGAGGATCTACATCCCAGGTGCTGCTAAGAAGACAAGTCAATATATCATGTTCATGAAAATTATGAAATACAAGTCACCCTCAGCATTGTAAATTACTaggcatgtgtttggttttgagACGATATGGGTTGGGTTGTAGCTGACCTCCTTTTCGGGTTGGGGTcgacccatctcgtgtttggatgagagggatggGATCGTTCCAGTTTTTTATTTGATTAGAGGGGTTGAGAGGGATGGGATGGATGCAAACAATTACATGAGGCTGTTTTTTTAGCAAACCGATCTTTTAACTAAACAGAATCGCTGTATTTTTTAGCAAACCGATCTTTTAACTAAACAGAATCAGCAGTTGATTGGTTTAgggttttttttatcaaatttttttgttttatgcttCTATCACTGGCTGCGACTCCAGCTCTATTTCTCTGTGGGGTTGTGCATTGCCCACAGCTTTCCCTCTAGTCGCCGCTATCGAGGCACCCTCTCCCACTTTTAATTTCATCTTCATCTACGAGAGGTAGTGACGGTGTGAGAGGGTGGCGGACTTGGCGGACCCAGCATACAGTGAGTGAGAACGGGCCACCCCTCAAATTCAAGAACTGCTAAGTACCCAACACTTTAGGCCGCAGCTCAATTTTGTGCTAAGTACGCCAGAGGGGAGCACCATCCATTAGGTGTTGCACCAATAAAATTTTACCAAAAATTTCTGTAGCCGGTACACCCTATTTGTAACATTTTTCAAATACGGTAGTACATTTACATTTTCTAAAAGCAGGTTAATAGATACACAATTTACTATATCACGAGGACACAACAATTTATGAAGATGCATGCTAGGATTGCGCTAACACAACAATGTATACAGGTAGCTTGTAACATGAATGACGGGGCGTCCTGGATGATGCTCGTCGAAGAAGGTCCTTATTGCAGCCTCTATCATTGGTACATCTGACTCTTCACTTCTATTCCAAGAGTAGCCCAAACCGATGGCTACACTTTTCAGATTCGTCAGATGCTCGACGCCGGCAAGCCTGATGCCACACGTCTTCACTTCACGCACACCCAATACAAACCTGAGGGTCTCAACCTTGGGCACTGCTCCAGCTTGGAAGTGGAAGGAGTGGCCTGGTCGACGAGATTCGAAGTAATCAAGAGATCTGAACACCGCACTGCTGCTGAAGACAATCCCTTCACCAGGGACATAACACGCCCCTAGCACAAGATGGGCAAGGGCAGGTAACCCTGCAAGAACAGaaatatcatccttgcatagCTCGTCAACATGGATTTCCAGGCTGCTGAGCGTGCTAAGCTGACCGACCCACATAGGTAACCTTGGAAACGAGAATTGCAGGTGGAGTTGCTCGAGACGACAGTCTGACAAGCACAATGAGTTCCACCCATCATAAGAGCCTGTATGCCTTTGGTTGAATTCTGAAACAGTGAAATGCCTCAGATTGCCATTGAGTAACTTCTGGATGGAATAAAACAGAGCATCCTTATGTGTTTCCATAGTGGCGAAGTGGTGATCAGTGAAACGCATGTACAGCTCCCTTAGATTCAGCAATTCCCCGAGAGCCCTTAAATTATCGACCGACTGCTTGCTTGGATCGAACCACTTCAGAGTATGAAGAGATTTCATCTTGCTAATCCCATCAGGATAAGCTATGCACGCAGAAACCTTCAAATATGACAAAGCAGGCAAATGGACAATATCATGAGAAAGTTGGTACAACGGCCCATGTATAACCAATGTCTCCAGATGATGTAGCCCACAAATTTGTTTAGGCAGTTGCATGCTCGATCCATGGTAGGAGCTTTGAACATTTAAGTACCTCAGTTGAGACAGTTTTCCAATTGGAGTAAGGTCCAAACCATCAACCTTACAAATAAACAGAGCTCGGATAAACTTCAGCTCCAACAGTTCAATGCTACGATGATGCAACCCAAAAATACACAGTGATCGAACATGTGTCAGACTCATGCGAGGTGCAATTTTATCAAGTCCTGCCTCACCAAGCTGCAGAGAGAGCCGGCGAGTCTTGCGATGCTGTCTTCTGGTGATTGTCTCTATGTTTTCTACCACGCACAGAAAATTCTCTTCTGCAGACTTGGACAGAATTAGATCCAGAACCATATCATGAACTTTATGATAGATACGCTCTGTGCGCCAAGAAAGATGTTCCACAAGCTTGATGATCATACTCCTGTTCACCAATTCATTAAAATAGCTCCCTGCAATTTTCAATGCATCTCTTCCATCTATTCCACAGACAAATCCTTCAGCT containing:
- the LOC117861044 gene encoding disease resistance protein RGA5, with translation MKSLHTLKWFDPSKQSVDNLRALGELLNLRELYMRFTDHHFATMETHKDALFYSIQKLLNGNLRHFTVSEFNQRHTGSYDGWNSLCLSDCRLEQLHLQFSFPRLPMWVGQLSTLSSLEIHVDELCKDDISVLAGLPALAHLVLGACYVPGEGIVFSSSAVFRSLDYFESRRPGHSFHFQAGAVPKVETLRFVLGVREVKTCGIRLAGVEHLTNLKSVAIGLGYSWNRSEESDVPMIEAAIRTFFDEHHPGRPVIHVTSYLYTLLC